Within Lolium rigidum isolate FL_2022 chromosome 5, APGP_CSIRO_Lrig_0.1, whole genome shotgun sequence, the genomic segment ccccgattaatcaaactttactaataattctcttcacatgttttgctctgattcatcagtaagcaacttaattttgcaaatagatactcctccatggtatgtgatttatggaaggaacccgaggattcggttagccatggcttgtgtaagcaaaggtttggggagtgtcacccataataaaactaaaatacgtgtgtaaacaaaaaaaaagagggatgatctaccttgctggtagagataacgtccttcatgggagccgctcttgaaggtccggttggcgaggtagttggtgtacccattaccattcgttgacaacaacaaacacctctcaaaacaattttactcctgttttaaaaatgaaaagctctagcgcatgttaatccctgcttccctctgcgaagggtcaatattttacttttatgttgtgtctccatcctttctttgagcactttcttgagagcacaactgttattcttagtataatatgcttgtctcaaaatatgattgattgtggtataactttgatgcttttatctttgacaatcactatttctagtctttctatgaacttcgagaggtgcacgagcatttatgttttgctgatcaaatatgggcaagcgagataccactctatcatactcttttatgaacattgcaatcctgcttatatacatgattcatgatgcttattattaattgttggtacctttccatgattgacatagctattagatgatcttatttgcatgtatcttattatgaactgcctaagtgttagccatagcatgagaatatttacatcatatgaacaaatgtgttcgtgaaagttcttttatcgctcggttgttaactgaattgcttgaggacaagcaataagctaagcttgggggagttgatacgtccaaaacgtatctactttcccgaacagttttgctattgttttgcctctaatttgtgtattttggatgcaactaacacggactaacgctgttttcagcgaagctgttacagtgtatcgtttttgtgcagaaatccaactttcaggaaaatcctcagaatttatgcagaaggtcctattttcccagaatattggcggagccagaagggcgagccaggtgggggcccgagggccccacacactaggccggtgcggcccaggaggggcccgcgcgaccCTAGTGTGTGgaggcctcggtcggcccccgacgccctccttcggactacttattgccttcgacctaaaaacgcacgggaggaagtcgaagtcgccagaaaccctctagaacgccgccacatcgcgaaactccgtctcgggagccagaagtctccgttctggcactccgccgggacggggaattggaggagatcatcgccaccatcaccaccgacgtctctccatcgaccagccatgcttcccccatccatgtgtgagtaattcccccactgtaggctgaaggggatggtagggattggatgagattggtcatgtaatagtataagattgttagggcatagtgcctagtgtccgtaattggtactttgatgatattattgcaacttgttatgcttaatgcttgtcactagggcccgagtgccatgatctcagatctgaacatgttattatttcatcatgatattcattgtttatggtcttacctgcaagttgtatacacatgtcgctgtccggaaccaatggccccgaagtgacgaaatcgggacaaccggaggggatggtagtgatgtgaggatcacatgtgttcacggagtgttaatgctttgctccggtactctattaaaaggagtaccttaatatccagtagattcccttgaggcccggctgccacccgctggtaggacaaaagatgttgtgcaagtttctcattgcgagcacgtacgactataattggaacacatgcatattgattgctttgtacttggacaccgttttattattatctgcaaatgccctgcttgattgttacatgagtttctctcatccatgcaacgcccgttatccatccccgtgcctacagtattttaatcctgctgtttactataatcactactgctgtctctgttactctgctgctttgttatttcactactgctactgctataaaactgttactactgataaactcttgcgagcaagtctgtttccaggtgcagctgaattgacaactccgttgttaaggctttcaagtattctttgtctccccttgtgtcgaatcaataaattgggttttcctacccgcgaagactgctgcgatcccctatacttgtgggttatcaccctccgttcggggcttagggtagatggaatcttgtaggctgacacgagacatcggttatcaaacaagcgggggaagcgatttacccaggttcggggccctcgatgaggtaaaacccttacgtcctgcctatctgatcttgattatgaaaatatcgggttacaatgaggtgccgaaggtttcggctgtgatctcgtcgagaagctAAGTTCTACGGGGACTtagctctggacttatggtggctaagattgctaagattgcgtgtgtcctcagcagcccctctcctggcccttatatatggcgccaggtctcgagagatctgtccaggtacgactaggttacaaagggtcatagttctagactttccttgtattctccgtctcttcgtcttgttcttcaagaagtCCTCTTCAACACCggcgtagtggcccaccttgccatcgagtgcttTCATTGGCCTCCAATTGGGCCGCGCAGTATAGGGCAATAACGGTTACCCGAAGGATAATGCCCACGTCATCGGTGTTCCGCATGAGCAGTTAAACCATGCATTTATGAAATGCTACTCCGTACATCCTGGTGTATAGACCACACTCTATCCCTCTGTCGTCAAATTGGAAAATATAATATAAATTGTACAACCCAAAATTTATATCATTGAAAAGTATAACATCTGAAGTTTCTATTGCTATGTTTTATAATATCCTACCTTATGTTATACGTTTATCAAATTGGTAATCAAAGGATACACACATGACCTATACGCCGAGACAATGGAAATATGGGCACACAAAATATTACGTTCTTGATTTTTTCATGCAATATTAATTAGATTTTGGAGCAACGATCAAGGGTACACGCATGTATGGGGAGTCAAACCGGCTGATACATCGTCCCGTCTGATGTCCAGCACTTGCCTTTACTTAACTAGTTGTAAGTATAGGATTGTATGATGGCCACACTTCTTAGAACGTTATCCATTGTACGTAAAACGTAGGATTTTGTATTGAACGTCAAATCCTAAAATAAATAGGAAGTTTCTAATTTTATTTCCTAgtaacgtatgactatatattatatgtataacTTAGCCAAATTGCATAAGTGCCAGAAAATTGTGTTAGAAATTCATATACTAGAGGATGTACATGTGAGTCATCTCTGATCTTTACTTAAGATAACATATAAATTAGTTTAACATGTAATTACTATTACTATATCATAGGTACAAACTTAATTCTTATTTTTCCGCTTGCACATTATTATATCAATTTGAGTTTACAAATATTTTGCAGTTTTGCCATCACCAAGCTTAATTCCTATTATGCAAGTATAATTCTTCTTTATAACATATAAATTTGGGCTAAGCTTAACCCTTAACCCGTTGACCGGGCGGTCTACAACTTTGAATGGATCCCAAGGGCGGTGCTCCAACGAATTTTTGCCTTAATTTGAGATTTGGTAACAAGGGTGAGCCTATATCCTCTCAAGATTCCCTTCGCTTGACCCCACGAAGGAGTTCCCACCCTATATATCTAGAACCTTCCTAAGTGTCGTCAGCACATGGGCGCGCAGCCAGTCACAATCGGTGGTTAAATATTGGATCTAGTATCCTCTCACCATACTTCTGTACATACCATAGGGACACAAACAAGTTTTTtttgttgggggggggggggattcagGCACTTCAGTGCTCTAATCTATTGACTATGCGGTCTACAACTTTGACCGGCCTCCAATTAATGATGGTGACCCAGTGATCCTATGTATTACTATAAAATAAAAGTATCatgcaccaaataaatcaaatgcAAACATAACTAAATCGTACATGGAAAATGGAAGTATAAATgtggaaaaaaagaaaaggaaaaaaaggtaTGAGGATGGCATTGCCGTTGACATAGTCTTGTGGCTCTTTGCCAATGGCTTACATCTGCTCTGTCAAATGTTCGCGGCAAGTGCCCACCAACCCCGCCACGTGTTGGCATGATCTACCGACGATCCAGCAATGACGAAGTCACTATCGCCATAGCTCTCGTTATGCCTACGACCTGGCTATACCGATGGTGGCTGTGGGCTTACCTCGGCCTATGCCGGCGGCTGAGCTATGCAGATGGCCCTTTACCATCCGTAGGAGTCTGCAGGTTACACCAACGGCCCCAATAAAAGGCCGTCAGCTTAGCTACTGGATGTGGGCATTTGACCGTTTTCCTGTAGTGAAGCTATCATATCACGAACGTAGTAATGTAGTATCAGAAAATTCATGTTCGGTGTCCCATGAATCTGATTGAAGCTCATTTGTTCTAGGACTCTGACCAGCACATTTTTTGGGGCGTAGAAGCATCGTATGGAAAATGGAAGATATTTGTGAACGTGCAGCCAGATGCTTCACAATGTGTTCCGCACAATGCCATCCAAGGAGGCCAAACAACGGCCTATCCGACGACCAGACTATGTGGCAAGACAATTTCAAGTAAAATCCTAACAGCAGTGGCGCGCGCGTTAACCAAAACACATGATTATAATTTAGGATGTGGCGTGCAGTAACCATACTAGGCGACGATTCCAGCATGAAAACTGAAGGAAAACTAAGCCGAGTCGGCCGTAACAGAAAAAACGCTTGCTCTTGTGGAAATTATTGAGGGGACGATTGGCCGATCAGAACGGCGGCGTGAATAACAGCTTTGGGTAACAGCCTGGTGATCACGAGGAGGCTGACGAATTTTGGAAGAGAGACTACCAGAAAATTATGGAAACGTCACCCGCTGCCTTAGAGAGCAATATTCTCTCTAacgagaaaaaagaagaaaatatatCGATCTCTGCGTTGGTTCAATTCCGCGCTTAGTTGCATTACATTGGACGGGTATAAAAACCCTATGAAGCGCGCGGTAATCTGCAGGGCAAACACCTAACCACAATCACTTGTGAGAAACATAGTAACATCGGCATCACTTGTCAGAAACACAAGGGACCCCCCTTCCACTTAATGGAACGCCACGCTAGCTTCGCTGTCCCGAGAGTCTGCATCGATATCCCCGACCAGCTGCAGCTGCCGGCGACGCCGTTCGAGCCGCAGAAGGCTATGATGACACCTCGTGTCCGCTCCGGCGCCGATGACCCCGACGTGGTACCGCCGGAGCACCAGCTCACGGTGCTGGCCATGCAGCTCGCGGTCCTGGAGAAGGCCGTGAGCCGCCTCGGCACGCTGGCCTTCATCTGGGCGACggtcgtcctgctcggcggcttcGCCATCACGCTCAGCTGCACCGACTTCTGGTGCATCACCTTGTTGCTGCTCACCGAGGGCGCCCGCATCCAGGGCCGCAGCCACGAGGTGGTGTGGCAGCAGAGGGCGACGTGCCTCCTGACCATATCGCTGGCCGTCGGACACGTCCTCTTCCAACTGCAGCTGCTCTCCGCATCCGTGTGCGCCACCGTCTCACTCGTCCGCCTCGTCACCCAGCGCTACGGCGTCGACGCCGCTAACCCGTGGACCAACCGCCGCGCCGCGCTCGACATATTCTACGGGCTGGCCCTCGTGGAGTCGCTGCTCTTCCTGGTGGAGAAGGCGCTGTGGCAGTGGAGGGTGGGGCACATGGTTTCAGATTTCAGTTTCGGAAAAATTTCAGCCCCTACTGAAATCACTGAAATTCAGTGAATTTCACTGATTTCGGTTTTCATTTCGGTCAAAAGAGTGAAATTTTCTATCAAAATTAATTAAAATattcaaaaatttgaaaaatattttgaatACTTTTTAGGTCCATGTGTATTACTGAAATGACTGAAATATTTTGGCCGAAAGGTAATTATTTCGGTGTCCACCGAAATCACTGAAATTCAGTGTATTACGTTGAAATCTCAATGAAAATGAAATCCATGGTGGGGCACCACCGCCTCCTCGAGCGCGTCGCCAAGGAGTGCCACCTCGCCGGTACCGAGCGCGGCATCCTCGCCATCCGCCGCTTCTTCTACGACTCCTACTCCCGGGGCCTCAAGGGGAGCATCTTCGACGGTCTCCACATGAACCTCGTCTCCTACGCCGACGACATGCTCACCGCGGGCTCCCACGACGAGCAGAGCCTCGGAGCCAGCATCCTCGCCGCGCTCGCTGAGTCCGACCGTTTTGCCGACTCCACGCTCCGCAAGATCGGCATGATGTCTGCCTCCACCATCGAGAGGCTCATCCACATGCTCAGCTGGAAGAACACGTCCGAGATAGGCGTGCGCAGATCGGCTGCCGTCGTTGTCTCCATGCTCACCGGGAGGAAGATCATCGCTGTCCGTCTTACCGGCATCCCCGAGGCGACCGAGTGTGTCGCGTCTCTGCTGTACGCAGACCTCGAAGAGCTCAACCTTCTCGGCCTCACCATCCTCAGCAAGCTAGCGAATGACCACGACAACTGCGACAAGATCGGCAAGACCAGGAGTCTCCTTGACAAGATCATCTCCTACTGTAGCATTGCCGGCGGGGGGCAGGCGGCACCGACCGGCATGCGGCTCAAGGCAGTCAAGAAGGCGCTCCTCGTCGTGAAGAGGCTGGCGGGTACGACGGGGGCCACCGGGAAACTTCTCCGGCGGGAGCTCTCCGACATCGTCTTCACGGTGAGCAACGTCAGGGAGGTGCTGCAACAGCGCGAGGGGGAGATCCAGTCCGAGCTACACCAGCTCGCAATAGAGATACTGACGAGCCTCGCTATCGATAAGGAGGCGAGGGAGAAGATAGGCGGGACTGGGGGCGTGGTGAGAGAGCTGGTCGCCATATTTCTGCCTGGAAAGGACGAGGTGAGGGGGAACGGCCGGCAGTCGAACGCGATCCGGAACGAGGCCGGCAAGGCGCTGGCGATGCTTGCGCTGGAGAGCAGGGGCAACTGCGGCGCCATCATAATGGCTTGCGGCGGTGGCGTGGAGCGGCTGGTGGAGGCGCTAAGTGAccccatcatcatcatcggcgcCGCCAGGATCCTGCGCAACCTCTGCACCTACGTCGGGGACGAGTGTCAACATCCCCTCAGAGGAGTCGCCGCCAGCGCCACCAAGGTACTTTCAAACCACACATATATATCTGCACATAGCGGCAAAGTTTTAAATAGCACGCTATACTCGCTAACCATATGTGCAGTTTTAAAGCTAAACATAATTTCCCACTAATAGCTTGCTAAATAGCGATAGAACGTTAGTTGGGCAAGAAAATAGTGCCCGCCAGATCCAAAAATTCCAAGATTTGAATTTTAAAAGCAGACATTTGTATAGTTGTTTGtataactagcacagtggcccttgcAAACGCGAGGGCATCACCTTTTGTAATTTGAAAGTGTAAGTAGTTATGATTTTCATATGCAGATATGCACACCTCCTACACTTACTCCATAAATGTCAAATATATAACGGCCCTCACAAATGCAAGAGCATCACCTTTAGTGTTTTGAAAGTATAAGCAGTTATGATTTTTCTTATGTAGATATGCACAATTCCTAGCATGCGAGGGCATCAAATTttgaatatatttcatgatgtattCACATATTTACCTCATATCACCATATTCATGACAACATGTGTGGCAAAATATGAAACTTTGACATTTTTATATGATAATATCactaagaaataaaataaaataaataattttGAAACGTATTTAACAAAGGTAGATCAATTGTGATGCAGTTGCTAGCTTATTTCTTTAGGTTTATGTCTGTTCGTTGTTTTCTGCATGGTTATACAAAGCATTATGCACTACATCTATGTTTAATTCTGTTTGTGCCAATAGTTCATGGATTTCAGCTCAATTGAAAAAAATTATAGAGAGAAATACAGTGTGTCTCATCATATCATGTGTGCCACGAAACCATGGTGATTAATTGTTTGCTATTATTATATTATTATGTGTGTCATGTAGCTGAGAAGATATATTAGTTTTGGTCTACTAACAAAGAGGTCCCTCATGATTAGTGTTCCCACGTTACATTCATTTTGGAATTTTAGCGCATTTTTTTCTTGCAGTATGCTTTGCTATGGGTGATACATAATTAGGAGGTCCAATCTATTTAAATCATCCATAAAAGATGTCGTGGCATTAATTCTTTTGTGTCTCCATGATATTTTTTATTATATATTTTATTTGAACCATACAATGTAAATATACAGTCACTTTGTAATCCATGGTTGCCTATATAGTGGTGAAATTTGGAAAGAGCTTTTTCTTTTGTCAATGCTATAATATATATAATGCTATAATTTTCAAATTTCCTCTTGATAAATACTTAAATGGAAAACTTAAGTACTCATCTATCATGAATTACATGTAACAATAACTTTTTTTATATTTATCCCGAACTACTTATCGCGGAATTGTCTGGATATGCATATATGTAGACGTATTTTAGTGCATAGATATATAAGGATCTAGACAAATCTGTGACACCAAATTCAGCAATCTAATTCACGATGGAGGAACCattatttttgaaaatttcattTCTAACTTTTACTTATTCCACGTTCATACAAACAACTGAAATTTAACTACATCTTGAAAGGTAGAGCAGATAAAACAGGACGTACCAAGTCGTACTTGACTTGGACTCCATGACGGATCGCTAACCCATTCTGATATTCAATACTAATGTTACTTCTTGCTCTATGCATattgatttgttttttttttccttttctaacTAAGTATTACCCATGTAACGTGTTGGTGTAGTGTATGGTAATTTTTTCTATCGCTTTCAAATAAAATATCCCAGACATTCTTTTTGTTTGTAACTTTCCTTTTCTTGTCTCAACATGCTGTCCATATTAATTTTCACATGGAGAATTTTTTTTCCCGGCGGGCCACACACGATGGACTCTATGAATAGAGTGTCCCTTAATTGCACGGTTAGGTAAAGGTCTTTTAAATCTTGGAGTAAACCATACATTGAACGTGCAATGTCTGTGTTTACCCAAAGTCTAGGAAACGTATTTTTTTCTTGGAGATCACCTCCTATTTGTTTTAGTTTGAAATATATTCTTTTATTCTAAGAAAACGTGTGGACCCATATGGCACTTACGTGACACATGTTTATTTTTGTACACGTACACTGTTTTACGTAACACATCTTATCTTTTAATCTCAGACGTTAAAATTAAAATCATTGGTTTATATTTTtcaagcatatgtggattaacctggtgcctcgaaaaacacccttattttgcttttagtatataatagattgacCTAGTTATGTAATATACACTTACTCGCTCCTTTTATTGCAACAATCATCACGATTGTTCAGCATAGACATTTGTATAGTTGTTTGTATAATTGAATTATTGAATTTATGTCGAAATTCCTTCGATGATATGGATAAATTGTGCCTAAatttattttaattaaaaaaacacTAAATGGCTTAGCTTTGCTCTAGCGAAGCTATAGCTTTCCTAGTGTGTGGTAATGCCATGGCTAAGAAGCATAGCTCCCTATTTTGAACTTTAATATGGCCATATAAAAGCATCTAATATATCTCATTCTTTTGATGACATCACTGATGATGACCGTCTTGCTTAGGTGTTGAGTACCATCATGGTAGAGAAGACGAAGATCCTGAACATCTTTCTAGGCCTCGCTGCACAGATGCTTCGGTTCATGGAGCCTGGAGACCTCCGGGCAAGCCTGGCCACAGCGAGGGTGACAGAAACAGCGCTGGCGCGAACTCTCTTGCAAATCCTGCGGGAGTATAGCGTTCCGTGCATGGCCGTGCCTCGGATCCGCCGATACACCATTGAACTTGTTGTTGCCATGATGCGATTGGACACACGATACATGGCCCTGTTCGTGGAAAGTGGGATGGAAGGGGACCTAAAGCGCATTGCTGACACCACACCAGAGATTGAGTGTTTCAATGCGTTCTCTGGGAGCGTCGGGCACAGCCGTCGCACCGTTAGTGTTTGCTCGCTCATCAAGTCAGCAATGGAGTTAATGAAGCAGCCTTGAAATCCTCAATTTGACTAGCAGATGCATGCATAGAATCATATATTTTCTTTCCCGCTGTGATTAATTTAGTCGTGGTGTGTAATCTTATATTTGTTGATATTGtgtagtacatatacatgtatttcAGTTAAAGCGTTTTGATTTCGTTGCAGACAACTATATCATGTAGAAATCAAACTACAAAACTGTCTAAGCTATGGAAATCTAGTTATTTGGTTTATCATTTTGGGCCCTGCCATTATCGTGAGGATCCCTGGAAGGTGCAAGCGAAGACATGAACTAGAAAACCACAAGGGAGCGAGGTTTCCATTGTTTCTATACTTTCGTCTTTAGTTATGTGTTTTGTCGCGATATGTGCATTCTAAGTATGCAAAATCTGGGGGTAAACTCTCTATACTGATGTTTTTGGATAAAAGGCCTAGTTTATATCAAGATATACAATCATAAAGTATATATCCAGTTTGTGTACAACAAGGATGCAAagtggaaaaagaaagaaataaagaAGATAGAGAACTCATAAAGCAGATAAATATGTCGTGCTTGGTGGTAGGTAAGAACGGCACTAGGTAATTTCACGGTTGAGCAAGAGAGGCATTGTAAGCGACGTTAAAAGTTAGGCCGAACTAGGAAATGGCCAAGCACGTCCCGTCGACTTGTCAACAATGTCTCGCTGACAAGTGTGGTACATCCCTGTCGAGTCATGCATTGTTTTTAAATGGTCGTTTGTGCATACACAGCCCAAATAGCTGGCCACACTAGTTGGGGCCCATAAACAAACCGTAATCACCACTTGCTAGCCACATTCGTTATATAATACAGAGAACACTTAGCCACGCCTTCCCATTCTGTACGCCCCTCTTCTCAGTATGCTGCTGCACTCACAGTTATCGACTCCCACTAGCTAAGACTAACCCTAGATAGGAAAATTAGATCTCACCAATTCCTATCTATGTTACTAACTTCCATCTCCCCTCTTGTCATGACAAGGGGATGAAGCCGAAGTTGGAGACCTAAAGGCTGTCATGTCGGATATTATGTCCCGATCTGGCTCATCACCCGTGTTGTTGTCATCCACCTTCGTTTCCGGTTCTAAAGTATGGTTTTAGTTTCTTATATAAAATATAATGTGTTGCATCTTGTTCTTTCACCTCCACATGCGTTCTTGATTCTAATCGATTTGTTATCACTTTCAATCCAAGCATGCTCAGAGGATGGCGGGAATTTGCATCCAAAGGCAGAGATGTCTTCCATAGTTCCTATATTGGACACACATCACCCAAACCGTCGGCCATCTTTGACCTGTGCAGCCAGCGCGGCTCCCAATCGGTGCCCCTGACCTCACCGTTGTCTGGGCATGGGTTGTGCCTCCACCTCCACATCCCTCGCCGGAGCAAGGCTCGCTTACCTCCTGTTGCACGCGCGTACAACCGCTCATCTGGTACCCCCTATGTTCGCGATCCCGTTCCTCCCACTCCTAGGTAGACGCACAGTCGCTCCTGCAGCACGTCCTATGCTTGTGGTCCCGTTCCTCCTGCGCTTGTTGGTGACGTGCACAACCGCTCCTCCGGTACCTCCTATGCTCGAGGTCCCGTTCCTCCCcgatgcatgtaaaatgtataCATGAACTTTATAGTTTATTTCCACTTATTCCCTCATATTTTCATTGCATATAATGTTACTTGCATGTTTTACATTGCTTTTGTGGATTTTCCGAAGATCTCCTTTTTTTTGGCTATAACTATGCAGAACATGAATTCCTTGTTTTGTTTATTTTGGAATTTCAGGGACCTATAAAAAGTCAAATGGACCTGCGCTTTTTCGAGGATCAATATTTCGTGAAGGAGGACAACATGGAGCTTTGGATGCAAGCAAACAGAGGCCCAGAGATGAAAAGAGGATATGTGGCGCGGCCCAAGACCTAGACCACGCCACCTAGTACCTTTTTCCCCTCAATCGTCCGATTCGCCTCGATCTTTTGGCCGCAGACTTGTATTGACCTAAAAACGCCTATTTATAGGTCCCCTATGCGTATCACAAACATAAGGAGGCGGATATTGAAAACACATAAACAAAGAGTCAGCATGCCGTCGGCGGTGGAGATCAGAGGGGGGAACACTGCCGGAATCCCctcaggtggactccaccccactCCGGTGAggtcatcatcaacatcttcatcaacacgCTCAGCACTATCTTCATCTACCctttgtaatctcttggcaaacatgatgtgtgaggcaATATATCTATCGTTTTCCCAAGATGTATTGTACCTCTATGCCTTTGCTTGAGTAGTGACTTTTTCTTGGCAATTGTGATATAATTTGTTGATGGTGACATATAAGTATTTTTTTATCTTCCATGATGATCTCTTGCATGAGTGGATCTAGGAAAAAATCGAGGGAAATGTGTTAAGCTGGAAAAATCTTCTTTCTAAGTGGGGGTAAATGACTATTTAGATTAGAATATTACAAAGAGTATGCAAATTGAGTGGGGGCAGCTGCGCACCTTAGCATATACACTAGATCCGTCCATGATCTCTTGTACTGATATataagtgcacacatatgttggggaatgcaatgaggttgtcaccgttgcatgataGGAGGAGGGACGGATGGAGATTGACAGAAACCACATCCCAAGTCTTAGATATTATgttatattaattcatggttagtGAATGGGGGGTATAAATATGGAGATCTTTAAACTTACAATGGttgttggactttatgtctt encodes:
- the LOC124656857 gene encoding uncharacterized protein LOC124656857, whose product is MERHASFAVPRVCIDIPDQLQLPATPFEPQKAMMTPRVRSGADDPDVVPPEHQLTVLAMQLAVLEKAVSRLGTLAFIWATVVLLGGFAITLSCTDFWCITLLLLTEGARIQGRSHEVVWQQRATCLLTISLAVGHVLFQLQLLSASVCATVSLVRLVTQRYGVDAANPWTNRRAALDIFYGLALVESLLFLVEKALWQWRVGHHRLLERVAKECHLAGTERGILAIRRFFYDSYSRGLKGSIFDGLHMNLVSYADDMLTAGSHDEQSLGASILAALAESDRFADSTLRKIGMMSASTIERLIHMLSWKNTSEIGVRRSAAVVVSMLTGRKIIAVRLTGIPEATECVASLLYADLEELNLLGLTILSKLANDHDNCDKIGKTRSLLDKIISYCSIAGGGQAAPTGMRLKAVKKALLVVKRLAGTTGATGKLLRRELSDIVFTVSNVREVLQQREGEIQSELHQLAIEILTSLAIDKEAREKIGGTGGVVRELVAIFLPGKDEVRGNGRQSNAIRNEAGKALAMLALESRGNCGAIIMACGGGVERLVEALSDPIIIIGAARILRNLCTYVGDECQHPLRGVAASATKVLSTIMVEKTKILNIFLGLAAQMLRFMEPGDLRASLATARVTETALARTLLQILREYSVPCMAVPRIRRYTIELVVAMMRLDTRYMALFVESGMEGDLKRIADTTPEIECFNAFSGSVGHSRRTVSVCSLIKSAMELMKQP